A region from the Streptomyces tsukubensis genome encodes:
- a CDS encoding TerD family protein, with protein MGVTLAKGGNVSLSKAAPNLTQVLIGLGWDARSTTGADFDLDASALMCNSGRVMGDDYFIFYNNLRSPDGSVEHTGDNLTGEGDGDDESLIVDLSQVPPAVDKIVFPVSIHDADNRGQTFGQVSNAFIRVVNQADGQELARYDLSEDASTETAMIFGELYRYGSEWKFRAVGQGYASGLRGIALDFGVNVS; from the coding sequence ATGGGCGTCACACTCGCCAAGGGAGGCAATGTCTCCCTCTCCAAGGCCGCACCGAATCTGACACAGGTGCTCATCGGTCTCGGCTGGGACGCGCGTTCCACCACCGGGGCCGATTTCGACCTCGACGCCAGCGCGCTGATGTGCAACAGCGGCCGTGTCATGGGGGACGACTACTTCATCTTCTACAACAACCTCAGAAGCCCCGACGGTTCCGTCGAGCACACCGGTGACAACCTCACGGGCGAGGGCGACGGCGACGACGAATCGCTGATCGTGGACCTCAGCCAGGTTCCGCCCGCCGTCGACAAGATCGTCTTTCCGGTCTCCATTCATGACGCGGACAACAGGGGCCAGACGTTCGGCCAGGTCAGCAATGCTTTTATCCGTGTGGTCAATCAGGCCGACGGACAGGAACTCGCGCGGTACGACCTCAGTGAGGACGCCTCCACCGAAACCGCGATGATCTTCGGCGAGCTGTACCGGTACGGCAGCGAGTGGAAGTTCCGTGCAGTCGGCCAGGGGTACGCCTCGGGGCTGCGGGGCATCGCTCTAGACTTCGGGGTCAATGTTTCGTAA
- a CDS encoding peptidase inhibitor family I36 protein, with amino-acid sequence MRTKTLPGTFSPALALTLGLGLAPAPAGAAAPALPACPPGALCLWADEDFRGPRRVYELAGTDVDSCTALPPGATAAALANRTGRPVTTYQSAECAEHGAFDTYPGSGVWAPRSPYLIRAFRIWER; translated from the coding sequence ATGCGGACGAAGACCCTTCCGGGCACCTTTTCCCCGGCGCTCGCCCTGACGCTCGGTCTCGGGCTCGCCCCCGCGCCCGCCGGCGCAGCGGCCCCGGCCCTCCCCGCCTGCCCGCCCGGGGCGCTCTGCCTCTGGGCCGACGAGGACTTCCGGGGCCCCCGCCGGGTGTACGAGCTGGCCGGGACCGACGTGGACTCCTGTACGGCCCTGCCGCCCGGCGCCACGGCCGCGGCCCTCGCCAATCGCACCGGACGCCCGGTGACCACCTACCAGTCCGCCGAGTGCGCCGAGCACGGCGCCTTCGACACCTACCCAGGCAGCGGGGTCTGGGCACCCCGCTCGCCGTATCTGATCAGGGCGTTCCGGATCTGGGAACGCTGA
- a CDS encoding TerD family protein: MTHAMVKGSNCALDAPAVRAVLRWTPGTGVPDVDASALLLGADARVRTDEDFVFYNQPRHPSGLVRRLSKKRVGEQLTDTVEADLAALDASVDQIVLAASSDGDTFRLVTDLRIALYDASTADAGAEPLAVFDVMPETGAENAIICGELYRRGDTWKFRAVAQGYPTGLVGLATAFGISVDESEPAAAAPGPEPGTVARPAVPQAPPPPARPPAARPAPAHRVPARAPGVPAGPEFRMPPMGPQFLRA; the protein is encoded by the coding sequence ATGACGCACGCGATGGTGAAGGGCTCGAACTGCGCTCTGGACGCCCCGGCCGTACGGGCTGTGCTGCGGTGGACCCCCGGGACGGGGGTGCCCGACGTGGACGCGTCCGCGCTGCTGCTGGGGGCGGACGCCCGGGTCAGGACCGACGAGGACTTCGTCTTCTACAACCAGCCGCGGCACCCTTCCGGCCTGGTGCGCCGGCTGTCGAAGAAGCGGGTCGGGGAGCAGCTGACGGACACCGTCGAGGCGGATCTCGCCGCGCTGGACGCCTCCGTCGACCAGATCGTGCTGGCCGCCTCCTCGGACGGCGACACCTTCCGGCTGGTGACCGATCTGCGGATCGCGCTGTACGACGCTTCGACCGCGGACGCGGGTGCGGAACCGCTCGCGGTGTTCGACGTGATGCCGGAGACCGGTGCGGAGAACGCGATCATCTGCGGTGAGCTGTATCGGCGCGGCGACACCTGGAAGTTCCGTGCCGTGGCCCAGGGGTATCCGACCGGTCTGGTGGGGCTGGCCACGGCGTTCGGGATCTCGGTGGACGAGTCGGAGCCGGCGGCCGCCGCACCGGGGCCGGAGCCGGGGACCGTCGCCCGGCCGGCGGTCCCGCAGGCACCGCCTCCCCCGGCCCGGCCGCCGGCCGCCCGGCCCGCCCCTGCCCATCGGGTCCCGGCCCGCGCCCCCGGCGTCCCCGCCGGGCCGGAGTTCCGGATGCCGCCGATGGGTCCGCAGTTCCTCCGGGCCTGA
- a CDS encoding peroxiredoxin, whose amino-acid sequence MAIEVGTQAPEFTLKDNHGRTVRLADYRGEKNVVLLFYPFAFTGVCTGELCALRDELPRFVNDTTQLLAVSNDSIHTLRVFAEQEGLEYPLLSDFWPHGEASRAYGVFDEEKGCAVRGTFVIDKEGVVRWSVVNALPDARDLNDYVKALEAL is encoded by the coding sequence ATGGCCATCGAGGTCGGCACCCAGGCCCCCGAATTCACCCTCAAGGACAACCACGGCCGTACGGTACGGCTCGCCGACTACCGCGGCGAGAAGAACGTGGTCCTCCTCTTCTACCCGTTCGCCTTCACCGGCGTCTGCACCGGCGAGCTGTGCGCGCTCCGCGACGAGCTGCCCCGGTTCGTCAACGACACCACCCAGCTCCTCGCCGTCTCCAACGACTCCATCCACACCCTGCGGGTCTTCGCCGAGCAGGAGGGCCTCGAATATCCGCTGCTCTCCGACTTCTGGCCGCACGGCGAGGCCTCCCGGGCCTACGGCGTCTTCGACGAGGAGAAGGGCTGCGCGGTCCGCGGCACCTTCGTCATCGACAAGGAAGGCGTCGTCCGCTGGAGCGTGGTGAACGCCCTGCCGGACGCCCGGGACCTCAACGACTACGTCAAGGCCCTCGAAGCTCTGTGA
- the aceE gene encoding pyruvate dehydrogenase (acetyl-transferring), homodimeric type, protein MASGSDRNPIIIGGLPSQVPDFDPEETKEWLDSLDAAVDERGRERARYLMLRLIERARERRVAVPEMRSTDYVNTIATKDEPFFPGNEEVERKVLNATRWNAAVMVSRAQRPGIGVGGHIATFASSASLYDVGFNHFFRGKDAGDGGDQIFFQGHASPGIYARAFLLDRLSEAQLDAFRQEKSKAPNGLSSYPHPRLMPDFWEFPTVSMGLGPISAIYQARMNRYLHARGIADTSRSRVWAFLGDGEMDEPESLGQLSIAAREGLDNLTFVVNCNLQRLDGPVRGNGKIIQELESQFRGAGWNVIKLIWDRSWDPLLAQDRDGLLVNKLNTTPDGQFQTYATETGAYIRDHFFGGDQRLRAMVANMTDEQILHLGRGGHDHRKVYAAFKAAEEHRGQPTVVLAQTVKGWTLGPNFEGRNATHQMKKLTVDDLKRFRDRLHIPIPDAQLEDGLPPYYHPGPESEEIQYMHDRRRSLDGYVPSRVVRSKPLELPGEQAYAGVKKGSGQQSIATTMAFVRLLKDLMRDKEIGRRFVLIAPDEYRTFGMDSFFPSAKIYNPLGQQYESVDRELLLAYKESPTGQMLHDGISEAGCTASLIAAGSSYATHGEPLIPVYVFYSMFGFQRTGDQFWQMADQLSRGFVLGATAGRTTLTGEGLQHADGHSQLLASTNPGCVAYDPAFGFEIAHIVEDGLRRMYGADAEHPHGEDVFYYLTVYNEPIRHPAEPADVDVEGIVKGIHRYRAGDAGRIPAQILASGVAVPWAVEAQRMLAEDWDVRADVWSATSWNELRREAVAVEEHNLLHPEEEQRVPYVTRKLGTAEGPFVAVSDWMRSVPDQISRWIPGSYTSLGADGFGFADTRGAARRWFHIDAPSIVLAVLTELSRAGLVDRSVLKQAVDRYQLLDVAAADPGPAGGDA, encoded by the coding sequence GTGGCTTCCGGATCAGATCGCAATCCGATCATCATTGGCGGCCTTCCCAGCCAGGTCCCGGACTTCGATCCGGAGGAGACGAAGGAGTGGCTGGACTCACTGGACGCGGCCGTCGACGAACGGGGCCGGGAACGGGCCCGCTATCTGATGCTGCGGCTCATCGAGCGGGCCCGTGAGCGCCGCGTGGCCGTCCCGGAGATGCGGAGCACCGACTACGTCAACACCATCGCCACCAAGGACGAGCCGTTCTTCCCCGGCAACGAGGAGGTCGAACGGAAGGTCCTCAACGCGACGCGCTGGAACGCGGCGGTGATGGTCTCCCGGGCGCAGCGCCCGGGGATCGGCGTCGGGGGCCATATCGCCACGTTCGCCTCCTCCGCCTCCCTCTACGACGTGGGCTTCAACCACTTCTTCCGGGGCAAGGACGCCGGCGACGGCGGGGACCAGATCTTCTTCCAGGGGCATGCGTCGCCGGGTATCTACGCCCGGGCGTTTCTGCTGGACCGGCTCTCCGAGGCCCAGCTCGACGCCTTCCGCCAGGAGAAGTCCAAGGCGCCGAACGGGCTGTCCAGCTATCCGCATCCGCGGCTGATGCCGGACTTCTGGGAGTTCCCGACGGTGTCGATGGGCCTCGGCCCGATCAGCGCGATCTACCAGGCGCGGATGAACCGCTATCTGCACGCCCGGGGCATCGCGGACACCTCCCGCTCCCGGGTCTGGGCCTTCCTCGGGGACGGCGAGATGGACGAGCCGGAGTCGCTCGGCCAGCTCTCCATCGCGGCCCGCGAGGGCCTGGACAACCTCACCTTCGTGGTGAACTGCAACCTGCAGCGGCTGGACGGCCCGGTCCGCGGCAACGGCAAGATCATCCAGGAGCTGGAGTCGCAGTTCCGGGGCGCCGGCTGGAACGTGATCAAACTGATCTGGGACCGCTCCTGGGATCCGCTGCTGGCACAGGACCGGGACGGTCTGCTGGTCAACAAGCTGAACACCACGCCGGACGGGCAGTTCCAGACGTACGCGACGGAGACCGGCGCGTATATCCGGGACCACTTCTTCGGCGGTGACCAGCGGCTGCGCGCGATGGTCGCGAACATGACCGACGAGCAGATCCTGCATCTGGGGCGCGGCGGTCACGACCACCGCAAGGTGTACGCGGCGTTCAAGGCGGCCGAGGAGCACCGCGGGCAGCCGACGGTGGTGCTGGCGCAGACGGTGAAGGGCTGGACGCTGGGCCCCAACTTCGAGGGCCGCAACGCCACCCACCAGATGAAGAAGCTGACCGTCGACGATCTCAAGCGGTTCCGCGACCGGCTGCACATCCCGATCCCGGACGCGCAGCTGGAGGACGGGCTGCCGCCGTACTACCACCCGGGGCCGGAGTCCGAGGAAATCCAGTACATGCACGACCGGCGCCGTTCGCTGGACGGCTATGTACCGAGCCGGGTGGTGCGGTCGAAGCCGCTGGAGCTGCCGGGCGAGCAGGCGTACGCCGGGGTGAAGAAGGGTTCGGGGCAGCAGTCGATCGCGACCACGATGGCGTTCGTGCGGCTGCTGAAGGACCTGATGCGGGACAAGGAGATCGGCCGCCGTTTCGTGCTGATCGCGCCGGACGAGTACCGCACCTTCGGCATGGACTCCTTCTTCCCGAGCGCCAAGATCTACAACCCGCTGGGGCAGCAGTACGAGTCCGTGGACCGGGAGCTGCTGCTGGCGTACAAGGAGTCGCCGACCGGGCAGATGCTGCACGACGGCATCTCGGAGGCGGGCTGTACGGCGTCGCTGATCGCGGCCGGTTCGTCATACGCGACCCATGGCGAGCCGCTGATCCCGGTCTACGTCTTCTACTCCATGTTCGGATTCCAGCGCACCGGTGATCAGTTCTGGCAGATGGCCGATCAGCTGTCGCGTGGTTTCGTACTGGGTGCGACCGCCGGGCGTACGACTCTGACCGGTGAAGGCCTGCAGCACGCGGACGGCCATTCGCAGTTGCTGGCCTCCACCAACCCGGGCTGTGTCGCCTACGACCCCGCCTTCGGCTTCGAGATCGCCCATATCGTCGAGGACGGGCTGCGCCGGATGTACGGCGCGGACGCGGAGCATCCGCACGGCGAGGACGTCTTCTACTACCTGACCGTCTACAACGAGCCCATCCGGCATCCGGCGGAGCCCGCCGATGTGGACGTGGAGGGCATCGTCAAGGGCATCCACCGCTACCGGGCGGGCGATGCGGGCCGGATCCCGGCGCAGATCCTGGCCTCGGGAGTGGCCGTCCCGTGGGCGGTCGAGGCGCAGCGGATGCTCGCCGAGGACTGGGACGTACGGGCCGACGTCTGGTCCGCGACCTCGTGGAACGAGCTGCGGCGCGAGGCCGTCGCGGTGGAGGAGCACAATCTGCTCCACCCGGAGGAGGAGCAGCGCGTCCCGTATGTCACACGCAAACTGGGCACCGCTGAAGGTCCGTTCGTGGCCGTTTCCGACTGGATGCGTTCGGTTCCGGATCAGATTTCGCGGTGGATCCCCGGTTCCTACACCTCTCTGGGTGCGGACGGCTTCGGCTTCGCCGACACCCGGGGCGCGGCCCGCCGGTGGTTCCACATCGACGCGCCGTCGATCGTGCTGGCGGTCCTGACCGAGCTGTCGCGGGCGGGGCTGGTGGACCGCTCGGTGCTGAAGCAGGCCGTGGACCGCTACCAGCTGCTGGACGTGGCGGCCGCGGATCCGGGTCCGGCGGGCGGCGACGCGTAA
- a CDS encoding DUF3052 domain-containing protein, with amino-acid sequence MSATADHAEERTNPAARLGFEPGQVVQEIGFDDDADQDLREGIESVIGQELVDEDYDDVADVVVLWFRDEDADLTDVLVDSIGLLDEGGLIWLLTPKTGRDGYVEPSDINDAAQTAGLSQTKSISVAKDWVGTKLIAPKR; translated from the coding sequence GTGAGCGCGACCGCGGACCACGCGGAGGAGCGGACCAACCCGGCAGCGAGGCTGGGGTTCGAGCCCGGACAGGTGGTCCAGGAGATCGGCTTCGACGACGACGCCGACCAGGATCTCCGTGAAGGCATCGAGTCCGTCATCGGCCAGGAGCTGGTGGACGAGGATTACGACGATGTCGCAGACGTCGTCGTCCTCTGGTTCAGGGACGAAGACGCCGACCTGACGGACGTCCTGGTGGACTCCATCGGCCTGCTCGACGAGGGCGGCCTGATCTGGCTGCTCACCCCGAAGACGGGGCGGGACGGCTATGTGGAGCCAAGCGACATCAACGACGCCGCTCAGACGGCCGGACTGTCGCAGACCAAGAGCATCAGCGTCGCCAAGGACTGGGTCGGCACCAAGCTGATCGCCCCCAAGCGCTGA
- a CDS encoding MFS transporter, protein MTSQTTINKAPKDPQNDLPAPAGGLRGHPWLTLFAVAIGVMMVALDGTIVAIANPAIADDLDATFADVQWITNGYFLALAVALITAGKLGDRFGHRQTFLVGVVGFAAASAAIGFSDSIAMLIVFRVLQGLFGALLMPAALGLLRATFPAEKLNMAIGIWGMVIGASTAGGPIVGGLLVEKVSWQSVFFINVPVGIVALILGLVILKDHRARNASRSFDIPGIALLSTAMFCLVWALIKAPEEGWGWGGAKTWGFIVGSFVLFAVFAWWENRVTEPLIPMKLFRSVPLSAGVVLMVLMAIAFMGGLFFVTFYLQNVHGLSPVDAGLHLLPLTGMMIVGSPLAGAVITKTGPRIPLAGGMVLTAVAMFGMSTLDKDTGSGLMSVWFALLGLGLAPVMVGATEVIVGNAPMELSGVAGGLQQAAMQIGGALGTAVLGAVMASKVGSDLPGNWADAQLPPLAGHDLDKAAEAVQVGVPPVAQGTPPEIAARIADVAHETFISGMGLACLVAAGVSVVAVFVALLTKRGANAEAGAGVGHI, encoded by the coding sequence ATGACGAGTCAGACCACCATCAACAAGGCGCCGAAGGATCCCCAGAACGACCTTCCGGCCCCCGCCGGCGGGCTGCGCGGCCACCCCTGGCTGACGCTCTTCGCCGTGGCGATCGGTGTGATGATGGTCGCCCTGGACGGCACCATCGTCGCCATCGCCAACCCCGCGATAGCCGACGATCTGGACGCTACCTTCGCCGACGTCCAGTGGATCACCAACGGCTACTTCCTCGCCCTCGCCGTGGCCCTGATCACCGCGGGCAAGCTCGGTGACCGCTTCGGCCACCGCCAGACCTTCCTCGTCGGTGTCGTCGGCTTCGCCGCCGCCTCCGCCGCGATCGGCTTCTCCGACTCCATCGCGATGCTGATCGTGTTCCGCGTCCTCCAGGGCCTGTTCGGCGCGCTGCTGATGCCGGCCGCGCTCGGACTGCTGCGCGCCACCTTCCCCGCCGAGAAGCTGAACATGGCCATCGGCATCTGGGGCATGGTCATCGGCGCCTCCACCGCCGGTGGCCCGATCGTCGGCGGTCTGCTCGTCGAGAAGGTCAGCTGGCAGTCCGTCTTCTTCATCAACGTCCCGGTCGGGATCGTCGCCCTGATCCTCGGTCTGGTGATCCTCAAGGACCACCGCGCCCGGAACGCCTCGCGCTCCTTCGACATCCCCGGTATCGCCCTGCTGTCGACCGCGATGTTCTGCCTGGTCTGGGCGCTGATCAAGGCCCCGGAGGAGGGCTGGGGCTGGGGCGGTGCCAAGACCTGGGGCTTTATCGTCGGGTCCTTCGTCCTCTTCGCGGTCTTCGCCTGGTGGGAGAACCGGGTTACCGAGCCCCTGATCCCGATGAAGCTGTTCCGCTCGGTGCCGCTGTCCGCCGGTGTGGTCCTGATGGTGCTGATGGCCATCGCCTTCATGGGCGGACTGTTCTTCGTCACCTTCTACCTCCAGAACGTGCACGGACTCAGCCCGGTCGACGCCGGTCTCCACCTGCTGCCGCTGACCGGAATGATGATCGTCGGCTCCCCGCTGGCGGGCGCGGTGATCACCAAGACCGGTCCCCGCATCCCGTTGGCCGGCGGCATGGTGCTGACCGCGGTCGCGATGTTCGGCATGTCGACCCTGGACAAGGACACCGGCAGCGGTCTGATGTCCGTCTGGTTCGCCCTGCTGGGCCTCGGCCTCGCGCCGGTCATGGTGGGTGCCACCGAGGTCATCGTCGGCAACGCGCCGATGGAGCTGTCCGGTGTCGCGGGCGGTCTCCAGCAGGCCGCGATGCAGATCGGTGGTGCGCTCGGCACCGCCGTCCTGGGCGCCGTGATGGCCTCCAAGGTCGGCAGCGATCTGCCGGGCAACTGGGCCGACGCGCAGCTCCCGCCGCTGGCCGGGCACGATCTGGACAAGGCCGCCGAAGCGGTCCAGGTCGGTGTGCCGCCGGTTGCCCAGGGCACTCCGCCGGAGATCGCCGCCAGGATCGCGGACGTCGCCCACGAGACCTTCATCTCCGGCATGGGCCTGGCCTGCCTGGTCGCCGCCGGGGTGTCCGTGGTCGCGGTCTTCGTCGCCCTGCTGACCAAGCGCGGTGCCAATGCCGAGGCGGGCGCGGGCGTGGGCCACATCTGA
- a CDS encoding DUF475 domain-containing protein, whose amino-acid sequence MVLKTFGWSFAVTALGLVAAVLYDGWTAFSLVAILCILEISLSFDNAVVNAGILKKMNAFWQRIFLTIGILIAVFGMRLVFPVVIVAVSASLGPVEAVELAFNDKEKYEQLVTDAHASIAAFGGMFLLMIFLDFIFEDRDVKWLGWLERPLAKLGKVDMLSVCISLIVLLVSAVFLAPEAHTHSGPQDKTETVLLSGIAGLITYLVVGGLSGYFENKLEEQEEREHEAEEAARKSGKRVTALQVGGKAAFFMFLYLEVLDASFSFDGVIGAFAITNDIVLMAIGLGVGAMYVRSLTVYLVRQGTLDDYVYLEHGAHYAIGALATILLITIRFEINEIITGLVGVVLIGWSFWSSVQRNRRLAAEDEKARPHSEAGV is encoded by the coding sequence GTGGTTCTGAAAACCTTCGGCTGGTCGTTCGCGGTCACCGCGCTCGGTCTGGTCGCAGCGGTTCTCTACGACGGATGGACCGCCTTCAGTCTCGTGGCGATCCTCTGCATTCTGGAGATCTCGCTCTCGTTCGACAATGCGGTGGTCAACGCCGGAATCCTGAAGAAGATGAACGCCTTCTGGCAGCGCATCTTCCTCACCATCGGCATTCTCATCGCCGTCTTCGGCATGCGGCTCGTCTTCCCTGTCGTGATTGTCGCCGTCTCGGCGAGTCTCGGACCCGTCGAGGCCGTCGAACTGGCCTTCAACGACAAGGAGAAGTACGAGCAGCTGGTCACGGACGCCCATGCGTCCATCGCCGCCTTCGGCGGCATGTTCCTGCTGATGATCTTCCTCGACTTCATCTTCGAGGACCGGGACGTCAAGTGGCTCGGCTGGCTGGAGCGCCCGCTGGCGAAGCTCGGCAAGGTCGACATGCTGTCGGTCTGCATCTCGCTGATCGTGCTGCTCGTCAGCGCGGTCTTCCTGGCCCCCGAGGCCCATACGCACAGCGGACCGCAGGACAAGACCGAGACCGTACTGCTCTCCGGTATCGCCGGTCTGATCACCTACCTCGTCGTCGGCGGTCTCTCCGGCTACTTCGAGAACAAGCTCGAAGAGCAGGAGGAGCGCGAGCACGAGGCGGAGGAGGCCGCCCGCAAGAGCGGCAAGCGGGTCACGGCCCTCCAGGTCGGCGGCAAGGCCGCCTTCTTCATGTTCCTCTATCTGGAGGTCCTCGACGCCTCGTTCTCCTTCGACGGGGTCATCGGCGCCTTCGCCATCACCAACGACATCGTGCTGATGGCCATCGGGCTCGGCGTCGGTGCCATGTACGTCCGTTCGCTGACGGTCTACCTGGTCCGCCAGGGCACCCTCGACGACTACGTCTACCTGGAGCACGGCGCGCACTACGCCATCGGCGCGCTCGCCACCATCCTGCTGATCACCATCCGTTTCGAGATCAACGAGATCATCACCGGTCTCGTCGGTGTGGTTCTGATCGGCTGGTCCTTCTGGTCCTCGGTCCAGCGCAACAGGCGTCTGGCCGCCGAGGACGAAAAGGCCCGGCCACACTCCGAAGCCGGGGTGTGA
- a CDS encoding TerD family protein produces MGVSLSKGGNVSLTKAAPGLTAVTVGLGWDIRTTTGADFDLDASALLTNSEGKVAGDGNFVFFNNLKSPDGSVEHTGDNLTGEGEGDDEQIKVNLAAVPVEVDKIVFPVSIYDAESRQQSFGQVRNAFIRVVNQADNNELARYDLTEDASTETAMVFGELYRHGAEWKFRAIGQGYASGLRGIAQDFGVNV; encoded by the coding sequence GTGGGAGTCAGCCTCAGCAAGGGCGGCAACGTCTCGCTGACCAAGGCCGCGCCCGGACTGACCGCCGTGACGGTCGGTCTCGGCTGGGACATCCGTACCACCACCGGCGCGGACTTCGACCTGGACGCCAGCGCCCTGCTGACCAATTCCGAGGGCAAGGTCGCCGGCGACGGGAACTTCGTCTTCTTCAACAACCTCAAGAGCCCCGACGGTTCCGTCGAGCACACCGGTGACAACCTCACCGGCGAGGGCGAAGGCGACGACGAGCAGATCAAGGTCAACCTCGCGGCCGTGCCGGTCGAGGTCGACAAGATCGTCTTCCCGGTGTCGATCTACGACGCCGAGAGCCGCCAGCAGTCCTTCGGCCAGGTCCGCAACGCGTTCATCCGCGTCGTCAACCAGGCCGACAACAACGAGCTGGCGCGTTACGACCTCACCGAGGACGCCTCGACGGAGACCGCCATGGTCTTCGGCGAGCTGTACCGCCACGGCGCCGAGTGGAAGTTCCGTGCCATCGGCCAGGGGTACGCCTCCGGTCTGCGCGGGATCGCCCAGGACTTCGGCGTGAACGTCTGA
- a CDS encoding HpcH/HpaI aldolase/citrate lyase family protein, with translation MRHFGQLSPAVRQRLFHREPVEFTAASPAGILAAALGATLYSPATRPRLADDVLKQVAAGVVSMVVCLEDSIDDAEVPEAEENLVRQFADLDARAEAGAEPPLLFIRVREPGQIPDLARRFGESIRRVSGFVLPKFTEERGAPFLEALTAAEAATGHRLFAMPVLESPELLHLETRRRTLTGIAATVDKYRDRVLALRLGVTDFCSAYGLRRSPDMTAYDVQIVAAVIADVVNVLGRADGTGYTVTGPVWEYFRLQERMFKPQLRRSPFMEGRADELRTALIEHDLDGLLREIELDRANGLTGKTCIHPSHVLPVHALSVVSHEEFSDAQDILRPERGGGGVMRSAYTNKMNEVKPHRAWAERTLLRATAFGVAREDVGFVELLTAGHSAS, from the coding sequence ATGCGTCATTTCGGGCAGCTCTCGCCTGCCGTCCGGCAGCGCCTGTTCCACCGTGAACCGGTCGAATTCACCGCGGCTTCCCCCGCCGGGATCCTCGCCGCCGCCCTCGGGGCCACCCTCTACAGCCCGGCCACCCGCCCCCGCCTCGCCGACGATGTCCTCAAGCAGGTCGCCGCGGGTGTGGTCTCCATGGTCGTCTGCCTGGAGGACTCCATCGACGACGCAGAGGTGCCCGAGGCCGAGGAGAACCTCGTCCGGCAGTTCGCCGATCTCGACGCCCGGGCCGAGGCCGGCGCGGAACCACCCCTGCTGTTCATCCGGGTCCGGGAGCCCGGGCAGATACCCGACCTGGCGCGCCGGTTCGGAGAATCCATTCGCCGGGTGTCCGGATTCGTACTGCCGAAGTTCACCGAGGAGCGCGGCGCCCCCTTCCTGGAAGCCCTCACCGCCGCCGAGGCGGCGACCGGCCACCGGCTGTTCGCCATGCCCGTCCTGGAGTCCCCGGAACTGCTCCACCTGGAGACCCGGCGCCGGACCCTCACCGGAATAGCCGCCACCGTCGACAAGTACCGCGACCGGGTGCTCGCCCTGCGGCTAGGAGTCACCGACTTCTGCTCCGCGTACGGACTGCGCCGCTCGCCCGATATGACCGCTTACGACGTCCAGATCGTCGCTGCGGTGATCGCGGACGTCGTCAATGTCCTCGGCCGCGCCGACGGCACCGGCTACACCGTCACCGGCCCCGTCTGGGAGTACTTCCGCCTCCAGGAGCGGATGTTCAAACCCCAGCTGCGGCGCAGCCCCTTCATGGAGGGCCGCGCCGACGAACTGCGGACCGCCCTCATCGAGCACGACCTCGACGGACTGCTCAGGGAGATCGAACTGGACCGCGCCAACGGACTCACCGGCAAGACGTGCATCCACCCCTCGCACGTCCTGCCCGTGCACGCGCTCTCCGTGGTCAGCCACGAGGAGTTCAGCGATGCGCAGGACATCCTCCGCCCGGAGCGCGGCGGCGGCGGGGTGATGCGCTCCGCGTACACGAACAAGATGAACGAGGTGAAGCCGCACCGGGCCTGGGCCGAACGGACCCTGCTGCGGGCCACCGCCTTCGGCGTGGCCCGGGAGGACGTCGGCTTCGTGGAGCTGCTCACGGCCGGGCACTCCGCTTCATGA